TGCATTTATCCAAACGCTTTAGATTAGCTCATGGAGCTTACCCTGGGATATCCTATTGCCCACTAATACGTTTATTATATTTGGAACATATGTGAGAGAAGGGGGTTCAGTTATGGGTAAAAGAATTACAGTCATTGCGGTTACTCTGCTGACAACTGCAATATTGTTGGCAGGATGTATCAGTCAACAACCGGCTGAACCTACAATCGCAGTTAAGGACGCAGCTGGGGCCAGGGATGCTTCGTTGTCATATATTCATTCTGCCGGAGGGAATGAGGCTCCTTCCCCCGGGGGTGACTGGAGCACGGAGGATATTACCCCGGATCTACTGGGTATTACCGCCTGGCAATTCACAAAGGATGATTGGACGGTTACTGTTACCTATCCCGTAGTAGCACCTGAGAACATAATATATACCGTGGTGGTAGAGAGCCAGGGAAACGGCTGGTATTGGAAAGGGACTGTTACGCCATCCGGAAATGTCTCTGAAATAATCCCATTCGGTAGATTTAGTGAAGAAAGAAGCATGGAAATAGCCAGGGAATTTCTTATCGCCAGCCCAACCTTTAGTTTTGACGGCATCGAAGAAAGCCTGGAATTAATAGAGACCCTTTATCCCGAGATCGAGTTTGCCCGGCAGTTCATTTTTGAGTTTGACTGCCGTCATCCCGGATACGGTGATAGAACCGGTGAAATACTGGCTCAGGTGATCACACACCACCAGGCCTCTATTGCTATAGAGAGGTATCAGGTTGTATCGGCTATAATGGATGAAGAGTGGGATATGATCCAACAAAAGCAAATCGATTCCTCACCACCTCCACCAGCGCCAGTACCGGCTGCGCCAAACGACAGCGTCGTAACAGCCAAGGTTATTGATATCATAAATACTTCCGGAGATTTTCCCTGGGAGATGTTAGTTGAGATTGAATCTTCAGAAGATGTCCCGGGATACATTAACGCTACAGCACACCTGATCGGGGAGCAGATCACATTAAAGACCATGGAGGACTTATCTGATATCGAGAGAGACCAGGTAATTGCTGCCAATGTGAAATTAGAGGGGGATGAGAGAATAAGATTCTACTCGGCGTCGAATATAGAATAGACAGATTCCCATAGTGACCAAAATAAAGGGGGCCCAGGAGTATATTTCCTGGCCCCCCTTTGCCTGTTAACCAGATTCCCTTAAAACTCAAACAGCTCCGGCTGTTCGGATTTCCTTTGTTCCTCAGCTTCATCCCGTTCTATTCGTCTATCCGCTCTCGCCCGTTCCTGTCTCACCTTGACCCGCTGACGGTATATCCAGTCCTTTAGTCTCTTAAGCTCAGCCATCTGGTAGTCATCAAGGCTCTCTACCCGGATATCCTCCGGCATCTGGCCACCTTTATGCCTGGTATAGGTTTTGGTAGAGACGTAAAGATAGATCCGGCTCCAGTCGTGGTCCATCGGGAAACTCAGCCCGGCGGTGTAGAGATAGGCGCAGGCCTCGGCATCGGTACCGGTTTCATCTTCCCCCTTAGAGGCCCTGATACCCATCTCCAGCCTGTCCATCGTGATGGCTCCCTTAATCCAGTCGGGTAAGGTCTCTCCCCACCCTCCAGGGAATACCAGAATCGGGTCGGTGAATATCCCTACGATATCACTTACCATAGAATCTCCTGTTTTTGGCACAATAACCCTCCTTCATTTGGTCGTTTTTAACCTATATATTCTGTTCTGCTAACCGACCAGTACCGGCTGCCGGCCGTAGCTGGCGGTTCGCCTCTCCGCTTCTACGGCTCCGTCGGGTAAATCGCTACGGACAGCCTTGATTGCCGACTTGATGTAGTCTATCCGATCGATGTCGCAAACAAGGTGCACCAGACGCTGGTCGAGATACTGGGGCAGGTTAGGTATGTTCCGGGCTTCGTTAGCCACAATCCTGGCCTGCGCAAGCGGTTCGGCGGCCTGGTTTACAAACTCCTCCACCATGTCCATCGCCTCGCTTACCAGTAGCGCGCTCCACTTAATGGGCACAAATAACCCTCCTCTCTTTAGATTTGCCCCTTACCACGCATAGACAGAGGGAGTATCACTCCCACGCACTGGGGGAGTAATACCCCCTTGTTACAAAAAAAGAGCACAAAAAGGGTGCTTCACAACACCCTCTTTGTGCGTGTCTTTTTGAGTTCAAGCGTTCAATTTCAGGCTACAGCGACTGGCTCTCTTACCTTGCCCTTTCGCTTCGCTTTCGGCTTTGTCTCAGCTTCAGCTAGAGGCTCGGCTACCTCTACCTCTACCTCTGGCTCGGTAACCTCTGGCTCGGCTTCTGTTACCTCATCGGCTACCCCTTCGCTCTCGGCTTCGGCTTCTGGCTTGCCTTCGGCTTTCGGTGTGTGCTCACTGGTAAGCATCGGCATTACCACCAGCTTATAGCCATTAGTGGTAAAGAGGACTGGCGACTTGCCATCGGTGAGCTTTAACTCTGGCATACCGCCACAGGCTTTTAACGCTTCGGCAAGGTAACCGCCGTCTAGCCTCACCCTGTTAGCCTCGCCCTCAACATCGGCTGGCATTGTGGCTTGCCCCTTATCATCGGGATTAGCCAGCACCATAACGCCGTTATCAAGGGTAATGTC
The Dehalococcoidales bacterium DNA segment above includes these coding regions:
- a CDS encoding DNA polymerase III subunit beta — translated: KLTLVSADGFRLAVVSLDYDGEGEVLISREELAGIANALRSANRARVSFGGEDIKTLTIDTELIRYQWVSDDGKFPDWEKLIPTEAKTTAHFDTVEAGKAIGTLRALADSKSYPIDITLDNGVMVLANPDDKGQATMPADVEGEANRVRLDGGYLAEALKACGGMPELKLTDGKSPVLFTTNGYKLVVMPMLTSEHTPKAEGKPEAEAESEGVADEVTEAEPEVTEPEVEVEVAEPLAEAETKPKAKRKGKVREPVAVA